In Mesorhizobium sp. J428, the genomic window TAGCCGGAAATCTGTGCGTGGAACGTCATGACAGGGTCCTTTGAGATCAGTTCAGCGCGGTGCTGTCGCCGGAGTAGGCTGCGGCCACGAGGGTGCGCATTTCGGGAAGGGTCAGCGGTCGTGGATTGTTCTGGACCAGCCGGGCGATGCCGCAACTCTGTTCCGCCACCCAGTCGATCCGCTCCTCGGCAAGGCCGAGTTCGCGCAATGTCGGGGGAATTCCGATCCGCTCGAAAAGCGCGGTCAAGGCCGGGATGACATCGTCGGCGCAGGCCACACCGATCGCCAGAGCGATCTGCGCAAGTTCGGGGCCGATCTCCCGGGCATTCCAGCGCATCACATAGGGCATGAGGCAGGCGACGCCTGCTCCGTGAGCGGTGTGCGTCAGGGCTCCGACGGGATACTGGATCGCATGCGCTGCTGCGGTTCCGGCTACACCGAACGCCAAGCCGGCCAGCGTTGCGCCCATCATCACCCTTTCCCGTGCCACCCTGTTGGAACCGTCATTGCAGGCAGTCTCAAGGCCCTGCCAAAGCAGTCCGATCGCGCGCAGCGCGAAATGATCGGAAAACTCGTTCTTGCCGACGAAGACGCGCTCCTGCGCGATACCGGGCTCCGGGGCGCGGCGGATCGCGGTGAAGGCTTCTATCGCATGAGTAAGCGCATCCGCGCCCGCGACCGCCGTCAGGCCGCGCGGACACGTCAGGGTAAGATCCGGATCGCAGATCGATGCCGTCGGTACGATGTACGGACTGGATATCCCGACCTTGAGGCTGCGCTCAGCGTCGGACAGGACCGCGACAGGCGTGACTTCCGATCCGGTGCCCGCCGTGGTCGGGATGGCGATGACCGGCATCACCCGGCCCGGCACGTTGTGTTCGCCGTAATAGTCCTGCGGGCGGCCGCCATGGGTCAGCAGTGCGGCGACGCATTTGGCCATGTCGAGACAGGAGCCACCGCCGACGCCGACAACCAGATCTGGCGCAAAGCCCCGTGCGGCTTCGGCGCTCCGGACAGCAGACTCGATCGGGACGTCCGGCAAGGTCGAACCGTCGATGCGTATGGAGAGGCCAGCTTCCTCCATCTGCTCTGTCATTTCGAGAAAATCAGCATCGGCCGCCATTCGCGAATCCGTCACGACCAGCGCCCGCCGCCCTAGTTTGCCTGCGATGCGGCTCAAGGAGTGCCGCTGGCCTGAGCCGAAGACCAGTTCCCGCGGCGCCCTGATCGTGCCGAACAGTTTCATGTGATGTTCCTCCACAAGAGTTTCAGGCGCCAGCAAGGGCCGAGAGAGCATCGGAAAGGGTAACGAGCCGATCGAGTCCGGCCGACTTAACACAGTTTCCATCCCCAAATCCTATATCAGATCGTATATGATATTCTATTTGACATCGGATACCCTATCTGCAACACATCGCGCCGTGTCAACAAGGACGTCGTCGGGAGGGGGTGACGTGGCATTCGCAGCCGAGCGGGAAAGCAGGCCGGCCAACATCAGGCCAAGCAGCATCGTCGATGGCGTCTACGACAACATCTACCATCGGCTGATGTCGCTGGAGATCGCGCCGGGCGCCCGTATCCCGATCGACGTGCTTGCACGCGACGTTGGCGTGTCACAGACCCCCGTGCGCGAGGCGTTGAGCCGACTGGAGCGTGAAGGACTGGTGCGCAAGGAGCACCTGATCGGCTACAGCGCGGCGCCGCAATGGACGCGCAGGCAGTTCGAGGACCTCTATGTGTTCCGCCTGTTGCTGGAGCCGGAAGCGGCGCGGCTGGCGGCGCTCAAGATGACGCCCGAGGCTCTGCATGGGCTGGAGAATGCGGCCGCGGACATGGGGCACGGCGAAACGCCGCTGGATCGCAACACACGTTATTCACGCTTTGCACGCGCTGACGCGCACTTCCACGACGACATCATGAGGATTGCCGGAAACGAGGTGATCCGCAGCACTCTCTTCAATCAGCATGTCCACCTGCACATCTTTCGGCGGATGTTCCACACCCGCGTGACGCAGGAGGCGCTTGAAGAGCACGAGAGCCTGCTCGCCGCATTCCGTGCGGGCAATCCGGACGCTGCTTTCAAGGCAATGCACGAACACATCGAGTGTTCGCGCGATCGACTGCTTTCGGCTTTCGAATGACCATGGTGCAAACCAGCTCTACTCCCCCGCTTCCCCGTTCTGATAACCAGGCGATGCCGGAGAGCCGGATGTCGCTTCCACCTCAAGACACAGGAGACACAGATGAGCGGCAAGAAAATCCTCATGCTGACAGGCGAATTCACCGAGGAATACGAGATCTTCGTTTTCCAGCAAGGCATGGAAGCCGTCGGTCACACCGTTCATGTTGTTTGCCCCGATAAGAAGGCCGGCGATCGCATCAAGACCTCACTGCACGATTTCGAAGGTGACCAGACCTACACTGAGAAAGTCGGTCATTATGCCGACATCAACAAGACCTTCTCCGAAGTGAAGGTCGAAGACTATGACGCCGTCTATGCAGCCGGTGGGCGTGGTCCGGAATACATTCGCACCGACAAACGCGTGCAAGCCATGGTTCGTCATTTTCATGACACCGGCAAGCCGATCTTCACCATCTGCCACGGCGTTCAGATTCTGATGGCGGTGCCCGGTGTTCTGAAGGGCCGTAAGGTTGCAGGGCTTGCAGCCTGCGAGCCAGAGGTCACGGCCGTCGGCGGGACCTATATCGACGTCAAGCCGACAGAGGCCTTTGTCGACGGAAATATGGTTTCGGCTAAGGGCTGGACCGGACTCGCCGCCTTCATGCGCGAGTGCCTCAAGGTGCTCGGCACAAAAATCTCGCACGCCTGACCTGTGCAGGCTGCAAATGGCCGGCGGGCATCGATCTTATGCACGCCGGCCGTCTCCACATGCCCATGGTGATGTCGTCAAAGAGGCTCGCTCGGTCCGAGCCGGGGTGAGCATTGGGTTTCCGCATCGGGCGCGGCGCCAATGGTGGCCTTCGTGGCCGGATGCAGCAGGTTTGCACTGTCTGCATGCGTCTGAGTTAGATCGACCGCTCTTCGGTCGAGACACATACGTTTTGAACCGCGCCGGGTTGATCGGAGGCTCCAATCCTTGAGAAGGTGGAGCCATGACAAGCAAGACAACGAACAGGTTTTCTCCCGAGGTCCGTGCCCGCGCGGTGCGGCTGGTTCTGGATCACGAAGGCGAGCACACCTCGCGGTGGGCGGCGGTGTCGTCGATCGCCGCCAAGATCGGCTGCACGGCGCAGACGTTGCATGAGTGGGTGAAGAAGGCCGAGCGCGATAGCGGCGTTCGCGCCGGTGTGCCTACGGATGTGGCGACGAAGCTCAAGGCTCTGGAACGCGAGAACCGCGAGCTTCGGCAAGCCAACGAGATCCTGCGCAAGGCGAGCGCGTATTTTGCCCAGGCGGAGCTCGACCGCCGGTTCAGGCCATGATCGCGTTCATCGACGATCATCGTGGGGCGCATGGGGTCGAGCCGATCTGCAAGGTGCTGCCGATTGCCCCGTCGACCTACCATGACCGTGTCGCCAAGCGCGTCGATCCCTCCCGGCTGTCGGTTCGGGCAAGACGGGATGCAGCCTTGAAGGATGAGGTTCGCCGCGTGTTCGAGGCTAACTTCCGCGTCTACGGCGTTCGCAAGGTCTGGCGCCAGTTGCAGCGCGAGGGCTTCGATGTTGCCCGCTGCACGGTTGCCCGCCTGATGAAGGCCATGGGTCTCGAAGGCATCATCCGCGGCAAGCCGCTCCGCACCACGGTGAGCGACAAGGCCGCACCTTGTCCGCTCGATCACGTCAATCGCCAGTTCCATGCCCCGGCACCGAACATGCTGTGGGTCTCCGACTTCACCTACGTCGCGACCTGGACCGGCTTCGTCTATGTCGCCTTTGTCATCGACACTTATGCGAGAAGGATCGTCGGCTGGCGGGTGAGCCGGACGGCGCATGCGAGCTTCGTCCTGGACGCTCTGGAACAGGCTCTCCACGATCGGCGGCCAATCCATCGCGGTGGGCTCGTGCACCATAGTGATAGAGGCAGCCAATACGTCAGCATTCGATACACCGAGCGCCTGGCGGAAGCCGGCGTCGAGCCGTCGGTCGGCAGCGTCGGCGACAGCTATGACAACGCTCTCGCCGAAACCATCAACGGTCTCTACAAGGCCGAGGTGATCCACCGACGCGGACCATGGCGCTCATTCGAGGCAGTCGAGTTCGCGACGTTGGAATGGGTGGACTGGTTCAACAATCGCCGGCTGCTGGAGCCCATCGGCAACATCCCGCCGGCGGAAGCCGAGGAACGCTACTACGCCATGCTGGTAGAACCAGCCATGGCCGCGTGACTCAAACGAAACGGCCTCCGGAAAACCCGGCGCGGTTCATTTCCCGGTTCTCTGCTAGGAATTTGCTTCGTAGACGATCCCTACGAGCTTTATTTGGGCACGGTCTGAGTCTAGTTTTTCCAGGCCTTCCAGATGGGATATGTCATGGAGCCAGCGACCACCGAACAAAGGAAGCTAAGTCGAAGTTGGGGCTCTGGTCGATGGCTCACCCAGTCAGAACCGCTCGATCGAACCATCGGAAATCTGCATATTCAGACAGTGCAAATTGTCCTTGCCGCGATCAAGCGGCAGAGGATCCCCGAAGGCGCGCGAATGCCGTCAACACGCGCTATAGCGGAAAGCCTGGGTATCAGCCGCAACACTGCAAAGCGCGCGGTCGAGATTCTGGTTGAACAAGGCGTTCTGGCCAGCCGCAACAGGTCCGGCACCTACCTTGCCTCATCCGCACATCCGGAATTTGCAGAAGATACGTCCGATGACAGTGACGATATCGTGGAGTGG contains:
- a CDS encoding iron-containing alcohol dehydrogenase, encoding MKLFGTIRAPRELVFGSGQRHSLSRIAGKLGRRALVVTDSRMAADADFLEMTEQMEEAGLSIRIDGSTLPDVPIESAVRSAEAARGFAPDLVVGVGGGSCLDMAKCVAALLTHGGRPQDYYGEHNVPGRVMPVIAIPTTAGTGSEVTPVAVLSDAERSLKVGISSPYIVPTASICDPDLTLTCPRGLTAVAGADALTHAIEAFTAIRRAPEPGIAQERVFVGKNEFSDHFALRAIGLLWQGLETACNDGSNRVARERVMMGATLAGLAFGVAGTAAAHAIQYPVGALTHTAHGAGVACLMPYVMRWNAREIGPELAQIALAIGVACADDVIPALTALFERIGIPPTLRELGLAEERIDWVAEQSCGIARLVQNNPRPLTLPEMRTLVAAAYSGDSTALN
- a CDS encoding GntR family transcriptional regulator translates to MAFAAERESRPANIRPSSIVDGVYDNIYHRLMSLEIAPGARIPIDVLARDVGVSQTPVREALSRLEREGLVRKEHLIGYSAAPQWTRRQFEDLYVFRLLLEPEAARLAALKMTPEALHGLENAAADMGHGETPLDRNTRYSRFARADAHFHDDIMRIAGNEVIRSTLFNQHVHLHIFRRMFHTRVTQEALEEHESLLAAFRAGNPDAAFKAMHEHIECSRDRLLSAFE
- a CDS encoding DJ-1/PfpI family protein, which codes for MSGKKILMLTGEFTEEYEIFVFQQGMEAVGHTVHVVCPDKKAGDRIKTSLHDFEGDQTYTEKVGHYADINKTFSEVKVEDYDAVYAAGGRGPEYIRTDKRVQAMVRHFHDTGKPIFTICHGVQILMAVPGVLKGRKVAGLAACEPEVTAVGGTYIDVKPTEAFVDGNMVSAKGWTGLAAFMRECLKVLGTKISHA
- a CDS encoding IS3 family transposase (programmed frameshift), with amino-acid sequence MTSKTTNRFSPEVRARAVRLVLDHEGEHTSRWAAVSSIAAKIGCTAQTLHEWVKKAERDSGVRAGVPTDVATKLKALERENRELRQANEILRKASAYFCPGGARPPVQAMIAFIDDHRGAHGVEPICKVLPIAPSTYHDRVAKRVDPSRLSVRARRDAALKDEVRRVFEANFRVYGVRKVWRQLQREGFDVARCTVARLMKAMGLEGIIRGKPLRTTVSDKAAPCPLDHVNRQFHAPAPNMLWVSDFTYVATWTGFVYVAFVIDTYARRIVGWRVSRTAHASFVLDALEQALHDRRPIHRGGLVHHSDRGSQYVSIRYTERLAEAGVEPSVGSVGDSYDNALAETINGLYKAEVIHRRGPWRSFEAVEFATLEWVDWFNNRRLLEPIGNIPPAEAEERYYAMLVEPAMAA